A genomic region of Desulfovibrio aminophilus contains the following coding sequences:
- a CDS encoding bifunctional 2-polyprenyl-6-hydroxyphenol methylase/3-demethylubiquinol 3-O-methyltransferase UbiG, producing MSGGNDLRFGFGANWRAFLATLDEDRMAVARDSIRELRGRFFPDDPDWDIRQGSALDQEFLGGLGRFDLVYSWGVLHHTGDMWRALAQMPPLLAERGLLVVSLYNECGLSSRVWRRIKRLYCRSPKPVRWMILLGAVGCCETVSAAFRLARGQNPLPFKRWREYRRNRGMSKWHDWVDWVGGYPFETALPGEVVEFYRRLGLRLERLKTPGPGHCCNEYVFVRREGAPPCAA from the coding sequence ATGAGCGGCGGGAATGACCTGCGTTTCGGTTTCGGCGCGAACTGGCGGGCCTTCCTCGCCACCCTGGACGAGGACCGCATGGCCGTCGCGCGGGACTCCATCCGGGAGCTGCGCGGTCGCTTCTTCCCGGACGACCCGGACTGGGACATCCGCCAGGGCTCGGCCCTGGACCAAGAGTTCCTGGGCGGCCTGGGCCGGTTCGACCTGGTCTATTCCTGGGGCGTGCTGCACCACACCGGGGACATGTGGCGGGCCCTGGCCCAGATGCCGCCGCTGCTCGCGGAGCGGGGCCTGCTCGTCGTCTCCCTGTACAACGAGTGCGGCTTGAGCAGCCGCGTCTGGCGGCGGATCAAGCGGCTCTACTGCCGGTCTCCGAAGCCCGTGCGCTGGATGATTCTGCTGGGCGCGGTGGGATGTTGCGAGACTGTCTCCGCCGCGTTTCGGTTGGCGCGCGGGCAGAACCCCCTGCCGTTCAAGCGCTGGCGCGAGTACCGTCGCAACCGGGGCATGAGCAAATGGCACGACTGGGTGGACTGGGTGGGCGGCTATCCCTTTGAGACGGCCCTGCCCGGCGAGGTGGTGGAGTTCTACCGCCGCCTGGGGTTGCGCCTGGAGCGCCTGAAGACCCCGGGGCCGGGCCACTGCTGCAACGAATACGTGTTCGTCCGCCGCGAGGGCGCACCGCCGTGTGCGGCATAG
- a CDS encoding cobyrinate a,c-diamide synthase, translated as MASFPRLILAGLSGGSGKTIVSLGLCRALLQAGHAPRPFKKGPDYIDATWLGLAARAGCSNLDPFLLAPETQLSLFADKARGYDLAVIEGNRGLFDGKDLGGSCSTAELSRVLAAPVILVMDCTKMTRTAAAVVAGCRHFEAGLNLAGVVLNRTAGERHRRILREAIEAYSDVPVLGMLPKMAENPIPERHMGLVSDQEHADREAALDELGRLAARWLDLDRILDVARRAPDLPGPAAPLWTGAIPADGPVIGYVQDAALWFYYPENLEALERAGARLVRLSLLDSAPWPEIHGLYLGGGFPETQAEGLSANTAIRNHVRGLAEAGLPIYAECGGFMYLCRALEMHGRVYPLAGVFDLSTTLCPRPQGLGYVEALVERDNPFHPTGATVRGHEFHYSACLAATVAGSADFALRMTRGQGLFQGRDGLLRANVFAGYTHIHALGEPHWAPRFAAAAQAYRLASR; from the coding sequence ATGGCCTCTTTTCCGCGACTCATCCTGGCCGGGCTTTCCGGCGGCTCCGGCAAGACCATCGTGAGCCTCGGGCTCTGCCGGGCCCTGCTCCAGGCCGGGCACGCCCCGCGCCCCTTCAAGAAGGGGCCGGACTACATCGACGCCACCTGGCTCGGCCTGGCCGCCCGCGCCGGCTGCTCCAACCTGGATCCCTTCCTGCTCGCTCCCGAAACCCAGCTTTCCCTGTTCGCGGACAAGGCCCGGGGCTACGACCTCGCCGTCATCGAGGGCAACCGGGGCCTGTTCGACGGCAAGGACCTGGGCGGCAGCTGTTCCACCGCCGAGCTGTCCCGAGTCCTGGCCGCGCCGGTGATCCTGGTCATGGACTGCACCAAGATGACCCGCACGGCCGCCGCCGTGGTGGCCGGGTGTCGCCACTTCGAGGCCGGGCTGAACCTGGCCGGGGTGGTGCTCAACCGCACGGCGGGCGAACGCCACCGGCGCATCCTGCGCGAGGCCATCGAAGCCTACTCCGACGTGCCCGTGCTGGGCATGCTGCCCAAGATGGCCGAGAATCCCATCCCGGAACGGCACATGGGGCTCGTGTCCGACCAGGAGCATGCGGACCGCGAGGCCGCCCTGGACGAGCTGGGACGGCTGGCCGCGCGCTGGCTGGACCTGGACCGCATCCTGGACGTGGCGCGCCGGGCCCCGGACCTGCCCGGTCCGGCGGCCCCGCTCTGGACCGGCGCGATCCCGGCCGACGGGCCGGTGATCGGCTATGTCCAGGACGCCGCGCTCTGGTTCTACTACCCGGAAAATCTGGAAGCCCTCGAACGCGCCGGGGCCCGCCTCGTCCGGCTGAGCCTGCTGGATTCAGCGCCCTGGCCCGAAATCCACGGCCTGTATCTGGGCGGTGGATTCCCGGAGACCCAGGCCGAAGGCCTGTCCGCCAACACGGCCATCCGCAACCACGTGCGCGGCCTGGCCGAGGCCGGACTGCCGATCTACGCCGAGTGCGGCGGCTTCATGTACCTCTGCCGCGCCCTGGAGATGCACGGCCGGGTCTATCCCCTGGCCGGGGTCTTCGACCTGTCCACCACGCTCTGTCCCAGGCCCCAGGGCCTGGGCTACGTGGAGGCCCTGGTGGAGCGGGACAATCCCTTCCATCCCACGGGGGCCACGGTGCGCGGCCACGAGTTCCACTATTCGGCCTGCCTGGCGGCCACCGTCGCCGGATCCGCCGACTTCGCCCTGCGCATGACCCGCGGCCAGGGCCTGTTCCAAGGCCGGGACGGCCTGCTGCGGGCCAACGTTTTCGCCGGGTACACGCACATCCACGCCCTGGGCGAACCGCACTGGGCCCCGCGTTTCGCGGCCGCCGCCCAGGCCTACCGCCTTGCCTCCCGCTGA
- the asnB gene encoding asparagine synthase (glutamine-hydrolyzing), whose protein sequence is MCGIAGVWSPGGADLSALARGMAGTLAHRGPDGEGAWAEPDAGLALGHRRLAVLELSPLGAQPMLSADGRYVLAFNGEIYNHLDLRRELESLGHRFRGGSDTETVLAACLQWGPRGAVERCAGMFALALWDRRERALRLVRDRLGVKPLYYGRAGRDLVFGSELKALAAHPEFDRGVDRDALALFFRHAYIPAPRTIHPDARKLRPGSILTLRSPSDPGVEEVYWDAERVWRAGAAAPFAGGEEEAAEALESLLARAVEQRLLSDVPLGALLSGGVDSSLVTALMSKRGGPPPRTYTIGFREAGFDEAPQARAVAAHLGTEHVELYVGPGELLEAVPEIPRHWDEPFGDSSQVPTLLVCRLARRHVTVCLGGDGGDELFLGYERYRLGIAAWNMLRRIPAPLRAALAGLGRRIPWSWYRTLGVWGARVGWRMEALRSRDLPGLYRYLCSHSKTPERLVPGAVEPPTAFTSTDPSGLDHWAYMSLVDVKSYLPDDILVKVDRAGMAFGLELRSPFLDHRLVEFAATLPTEMRAGKRLPRRVLHRHVPRSLVDRPKMGFGAPVARWLRGELRPWCEDLLAPARLRRQGFLDPGEVGRMWREFLGGREYWQAHLWDALMFQAWLAARGD, encoded by the coding sequence GTGTGCGGCATAGCCGGAGTCTGGAGCCCGGGCGGGGCGGACCTTTCGGCCCTGGCCCGGGGCATGGCCGGAACCCTGGCCCATCGCGGCCCGGACGGGGAGGGGGCCTGGGCCGAGCCGGACGCGGGCCTGGCCCTGGGGCACCGGCGGCTGGCCGTGCTGGAGCTTTCGCCCCTGGGCGCGCAGCCCATGCTCTCGGCCGACGGCCGCTACGTCCTGGCCTTCAACGGCGAGATATACAACCACCTGGACCTGCGCCGGGAGCTGGAGAGTCTGGGCCACCGCTTCCGGGGCGGCTCGGACACCGAGACCGTTCTGGCGGCCTGCCTCCAGTGGGGGCCGCGCGGGGCCGTGGAGCGCTGCGCGGGCATGTTCGCCCTGGCCCTCTGGGACCGCCGGGAGCGGGCCCTGCGCCTGGTGCGCGACCGCCTGGGGGTCAAGCCGCTGTATTACGGCCGGGCCGGGCGCGACCTTGTGTTCGGCTCGGAGCTCAAGGCCCTCGCCGCGCACCCGGAATTCGACCGGGGAGTGGACCGCGACGCCCTGGCCCTGTTCTTCCGCCACGCCTACATCCCCGCGCCGCGCACCATCCATCCGGATGCGCGCAAGCTCCGGCCCGGGAGCATCCTGACCCTGCGGAGCCCTTCGGACCCCGGTGTGGAGGAGGTCTACTGGGATGCGGAGCGGGTCTGGCGGGCGGGCGCGGCCGCGCCTTTCGCCGGCGGCGAGGAGGAGGCCGCCGAGGCGCTGGAATCCCTGCTGGCCCGGGCCGTGGAGCAGCGCCTGCTCTCCGACGTGCCCCTGGGCGCGCTCCTCTCCGGGGGCGTCGACTCCTCCCTGGTGACGGCGCTCATGAGCAAGCGTGGCGGTCCACCGCCCAGAACCTACACCATCGGCTTCCGCGAGGCGGGCTTCGACGAGGCCCCCCAGGCCCGGGCCGTGGCCGCGCACCTGGGAACGGAGCACGTCGAGCTGTACGTGGGCCCGGGCGAACTGCTGGAGGCCGTGCCGGAGATTCCCCGGCATTGGGACGAGCCCTTCGGGGATTCCTCCCAGGTGCCCACGCTCCTGGTCTGCCGCCTGGCGCGGCGGCACGTCACGGTCTGCCTGGGCGGGGACGGCGGGGACGAACTGTTCCTCGGCTACGAGCGCTACCGCCTCGGGATCGCGGCCTGGAACATGCTGCGCCGGATTCCGGCCCCGTTGCGCGCCGCGCTGGCGGGCCTGGGCCGGAGGATTCCCTGGTCCTGGTACCGGACCCTGGGGGTCTGGGGCGCGCGCGTCGGCTGGCGCATGGAGGCCCTGCGTTCCCGCGACCTGCCCGGCCTGTACCGCTACCTCTGTTCCCACTCCAAGACCCCGGAGCGCCTGGTCCCGGGAGCCGTGGAGCCGCCCACGGCCTTCACCTCCACCGATCCCTCGGGCCTGGACCATTGGGCCTACATGAGCCTGGTGGATGTGAAGAGCTACCTGCCGGACGACATCCTGGTGAAGGTGGACCGCGCCGGAATGGCCTTCGGCCTGGAGCTGCGTTCGCCGTTCCTGGACCATCGGCTTGTGGAGTTCGCCGCGACCCTGCCCACGGAGATGCGCGCGGGCAAGCGGCTGCCGCGCCGCGTGCTCCACCGCCACGTGCCGCGATCCCTGGTGGATCGGCCCAAGATGGGCTTCGGCGCGCCCGTGGCCCGCTGGCTGCGCGGGGAGCTGCGCCCCTGGTGCGAGGACCTGCTCGCCCCGGCCCGGCTGCGGCGGCAGGGATTCCTCGACCCGGGGGAGGTGGGCCGCATGTGGCGGGAGTTTTTGGGCGGCCGGGAATACTGGCAGGCCCATCTCTGGGACGCTCTCATGTTCCAGGCCTGGCTGGCGGCGCGGGGGGATTGA
- a CDS encoding YkgJ family cysteine cluster protein, producing MSSERNTTTCARCGECCRKGGPALHTDDLPLLRAPGGPDLVHLVTLRAGEPALDQITGTVAPLEGEIVKIKGRDGAWTCLFLSDEGAACAIYAARPLECRALSCRDTREIERVYARNRLTRRDILPAGHPLLELVAEHERRCPVSAYAALLEGDTPEDRRSRAAMLAWDREVRLLLTEKSGMDPAILDFLFGRPLERLTPALTAARRHA from the coding sequence TTGAGTTCGGAACGAAACACCACCACCTGCGCCCGCTGCGGGGAATGTTGCCGCAAGGGCGGCCCGGCCCTGCACACGGACGACCTGCCCCTGCTGCGCGCTCCCGGCGGGCCGGACCTCGTCCATCTGGTGACCCTGCGCGCCGGGGAGCCCGCCCTGGATCAGATCACCGGGACGGTCGCGCCTCTGGAGGGGGAAATCGTCAAGATCAAGGGCCGCGACGGGGCCTGGACCTGCCTCTTCCTCTCCGACGAGGGCGCGGCCTGCGCCATCTACGCGGCCCGGCCGCTGGAATGCCGGGCCCTGTCCTGCCGCGACACCCGGGAGATCGAACGGGTCTACGCCCGGAACCGGCTGACCCGGCGCGACATCCTGCCCGCCGGGCATCCCCTGCTGGAGCTCGTGGCCGAGCACGAGCGGCGCTGCCCGGTGTCCGCCTATGCCGCGCTGCTGGAGGGCGACACTCCCGAAGACCGGCGAAGCCGGGCCGCCATGCTGGCCTGGGACCGCGAGGTCCGCTTGCTCCTGACGGAAAAATCGGGCATGGACCCCGCGATCCTGGACTTCCTGTTCGGACGCCCGCTGGAACGGCTGACGCCCGCACTCACCGCCGCACGGAGACACGCATGA
- a CDS encoding dissimilatory sulfite reductase D family protein, with the protein MALELNEAKQKIVDYCNSKSKTKTKFYFNDFTDLFPDEKAREVKKVLTALVNEGEMVFWSSGSTTMYGLKGAGKHAEGED; encoded by the coding sequence ATGGCGCTTGAACTCAATGAGGCGAAACAGAAGATCGTTGATTATTGCAACTCCAAGTCCAAGACCAAGACCAAGTTCTACTTCAATGACTTTACGGATCTGTTCCCGGATGAGAAAGCCCGCGAAGTGAAGAAGGTCCTCACCGCTCTCGTGAACGAGGGCGAGATGGTCTTCTGGTCCAGCGGCAGCACGACCATGTACGGCCTCAAGGGCGCCGGCAAGCACGCCGAGGGCGAGGACTAA
- the dsrB gene encoding dissimilatory-type sulfite reductase subunit beta codes for MAFISSGYNPEKPMENRITDIGPRHFEEFLPPVIKKNKGTWAYHEILEPGVLLHVADSGDKVYTVRCGAARLMTITHIREICDIADKFCGGHLRFTTRNNIEFMVTTEDEAKALKKELNGRKFSGGSYKFPVGGTGAGVTNIVHTQGWVHCHTPATDASGTVKATMDAVFEEFTSMRLPAPVRIAMACCLNMCGAVHCSDIAILGIHRKPPMIDHEHLDNMCEVPLAVAACPTGAIRPTKTEWQGKQVNTVAVKEERCMFCGNCYTMCPSMPLSDKEGDGIAIMVGGKISNRITRPAFSKVVVPFIPNEPPRWPTMTKVITQILDAYSKGARKYERLGDWANRIGWERFFEVCGLEFSHHLIDDFRDPAYYTWRQTTQFKF; via the coding sequence ATGGCCTTCATCTCTTCCGGATACAATCCCGAAAAACCGATGGAAAACCGGATCACGGACATCGGTCCCCGGCACTTCGAGGAGTTCCTGCCTCCGGTCATCAAAAAGAACAAGGGCACCTGGGCCTACCACGAGATCCTCGAGCCCGGCGTCCTGCTGCACGTGGCCGACTCCGGCGACAAGGTCTACACCGTGCGTTGCGGCGCCGCCCGCCTGATGACCATCACGCACATCCGTGAGATCTGCGACATCGCCGACAAGTTCTGCGGCGGTCACCTGCGGTTCACCACCCGCAACAACATCGAGTTCATGGTCACCACCGAGGACGAGGCCAAGGCCCTGAAGAAGGAGCTCAACGGCCGCAAGTTCTCCGGCGGTTCCTACAAGTTCCCGGTCGGCGGCACCGGCGCCGGCGTGACCAACATCGTGCACACCCAGGGCTGGGTCCACTGTCACACCCCGGCCACGGACGCCTCCGGCACGGTCAAGGCCACCATGGACGCCGTGTTCGAAGAGTTCACCAGCATGCGTCTGCCCGCTCCGGTGCGCATCGCCATGGCCTGCTGCCTGAACATGTGCGGCGCCGTGCACTGCTCCGACATCGCCATCCTGGGCATTCACCGCAAGCCCCCGATGATCGACCACGAGCACCTGGACAACATGTGCGAAGTGCCCCTGGCCGTCGCCGCCTGCCCCACCGGCGCCATCCGTCCCACGAAGACCGAGTGGCAGGGCAAGCAGGTGAACACCGTCGCGGTCAAGGAAGAGCGCTGCATGTTCTGCGGCAACTGCTACACCATGTGCCCGTCCATGCCGCTTTCCGACAAGGAAGGCGACGGCATCGCCATCATGGTCGGCGGCAAGATCTCCAACCGCATCACCCGCCCGGCCTTCTCCAAGGTCGTGGTGCCCTTCATCCCGAACGAGCCGCCCCGCTGGCCCACGATGACCAAGGTCATCACGCAGATCCTGGACGCCTACTCCAAGGGCGCCCGCAAGTACGAGCGCCTGGGCGACTGGGCCAACCGTATCGGCTGGGAGCGCTTCTTCGAGGTGTGCGGCCTGGAGTTCTCGCATCACCTGATCGACGACTTCCGTGATCCGGCCTACTACACTTGGCGCCAGACCACGCAGTTCAAGTTCTAG
- a CDS encoding glycosyltransferase — translation MAGRRLRVFFLIRDLNLGGAERQLVLLANGLAARGHVVAVAVFYGGGALERDLRGVELFDLGKRGRWDLTAFYRRLAALVLRFRPDVLHGYLGTANVLTVALRPFAPRARIFWGLRASDVDWSHYGPAWRLSARLEALCSPLAHGIVANSHAGLEAAARRGFPRNRLVHVPNGVDGAVFAPDRERGAPLRREWTAGGARTLVGLVGRTDPMKDHETFLRAAALARRERPDLGFVCVGGGEAGLAGRSRELGRELGLGSALVWAGPRVDMPAVYNALDLLCLSSAFGEGFPNVVGEAMSCGLPCAVTDVGDAAAIVGDLGVVVPPRDPKALADGLLALVGHLEREGGALRERVRARVLERFGVDALVERTEALLLEAAIRRP, via the coding sequence ATGGCGGGGCGTCGTCTGCGCGTCTTTTTTCTCATCCGGGACCTGAATCTGGGCGGGGCCGAACGCCAGCTCGTGCTCCTGGCCAACGGATTGGCCGCACGAGGCCATGTGGTGGCCGTGGCCGTGTTCTACGGCGGCGGGGCGCTGGAACGCGACCTGCGGGGCGTCGAGCTGTTCGATCTCGGCAAGCGCGGCCGATGGGACCTGACGGCGTTTTATCGCCGCCTGGCGGCCCTGGTCCTCCGTTTCCGGCCGGACGTGCTCCACGGCTATCTCGGCACGGCCAACGTCCTGACCGTGGCGCTGCGGCCGTTCGCGCCGCGAGCCAGGATATTCTGGGGGCTGCGCGCCTCGGACGTCGATTGGAGTCATTACGGTCCGGCCTGGCGGCTGTCGGCCCGGCTGGAGGCCCTGTGTTCGCCCCTGGCCCACGGGATCGTGGCCAATTCACACGCCGGGCTGGAGGCCGCCGCTCGGCGGGGTTTTCCCCGCAACCGGCTGGTCCACGTGCCCAACGGCGTGGACGGCGCGGTTTTCGCCCCGGACCGCGAGCGCGGCGCGCCGCTGCGCCGGGAGTGGACGGCGGGCGGCGCTCGGACCCTGGTGGGCCTGGTGGGCCGCACCGACCCCATGAAGGATCATGAAACCTTTCTGCGCGCCGCGGCCCTGGCCCGCCGCGAGCGGCCGGACCTGGGCTTCGTCTGCGTGGGCGGAGGGGAGGCGGGTCTGGCCGGGCGGTCGCGGGAGCTGGGCCGGGAACTGGGATTGGGCTCCGCGCTGGTCTGGGCCGGGCCGCGCGTGGACATGCCCGCGGTCTACAACGCCCTGGACCTGCTTTGCCTGTCCTCAGCCTTCGGCGAGGGGTTTCCCAACGTGGTTGGCGAGGCCATGAGCTGCGGCCTGCCCTGCGCGGTCACGGACGTGGGCGACGCGGCCGCCATCGTCGGGGACCTGGGCGTGGTGGTTCCGCCGCGCGATCCCAAGGCCCTGGCCGACGGCCTGCTGGCTCTTGTCGGACACTTGGAGCGCGAGGGCGGGGCGCTCCGGGAACGGGTCCGGGCGCGGGTGCTGGAGCGCTTCGGGGTGGATGCCCTGGTGGAGCGGACCGAGGCCCTGCTCCTGGAAGCGGCTATTCGCCGTCCTTGA
- a CDS encoding long-chain fatty acid--CoA ligase: MKSIAPEHERPWLTQYDPEVPWELPYEYIPLFEYLDRAAKQWPKRKAVIFQNYRLTYAKLKKMTETVAANLRAQGVRPGDRVAVMLPNTPQAIITYWGILRAGAVVVMTNPLYMETEILHQFNDSGARALVILDLLWPKVEKLRDQIPIEKFFVTSIADCLAFPLNLLYKLKARRDGQRPAVPFDGTSVLPWTTLTKGPDAFTFQGVDPRKDMAVLQYTGGTTGVSKGCMLSHANLGANVQQCRALLHTLGGQQETFIGILPYFHIYGLTVCMNLATMLGAAQVPFPRYAPKDVLKAIDKIRPTIFPGAPALYISLLQQKDVAKYDLKSIKFCVSGSAPMPVEYIDQFKKMTGAEILEGFGLTEASPVTHLNPLSGKRKPGSIGMPFPDTDAWIVDMEVGSVTLPPGKMGELVIRGPQVMMGYFNRPDATADVLRNGRLYTGDIATMDEEGYFYIVDRKKDLIISAGYNIYPREIDEVLHSHPKVKEAVAVGIPHGTRGEVVKVYLVLEEGEKMSKSEVIAFCRGKLANYKVPRLVEFRDSLPKTMVGKVLRRALRSEEEQRRKSGGAEEQLED, from the coding sequence ATGAAGAGCATCGCGCCGGAACACGAACGCCCCTGGCTGACCCAGTACGACCCCGAGGTCCCCTGGGAGCTGCCATACGAATACATCCCCCTCTTCGAATATCTGGACCGGGCGGCGAAGCAATGGCCCAAGCGCAAGGCCGTCATTTTCCAGAACTACCGTCTGACCTACGCCAAGCTCAAAAAAATGACGGAGACCGTGGCCGCCAACCTGCGGGCCCAGGGCGTGCGCCCCGGGGACCGCGTGGCCGTCATGCTGCCCAACACGCCCCAGGCCATCATCACCTACTGGGGCATCCTGCGGGCCGGGGCCGTGGTGGTCATGACCAACCCGCTCTACATGGAGACGGAAATCCTTCACCAGTTCAACGATTCCGGCGCCCGGGCCCTGGTCATCCTGGACCTGCTCTGGCCCAAGGTGGAGAAGCTCCGGGACCAGATTCCCATTGAGAAATTCTTCGTCACGAGCATCGCCGACTGCCTCGCCTTCCCCCTGAACCTGCTCTACAAGCTCAAGGCCCGCCGCGACGGCCAGCGCCCGGCCGTGCCCTTCGACGGGACGAGCGTGCTGCCCTGGACCACGCTCACCAAGGGCCCGGACGCCTTCACCTTCCAGGGCGTGGACCCCAGGAAGGACATGGCCGTGCTGCAGTACACCGGCGGCACCACCGGCGTGTCCAAGGGCTGCATGCTCTCCCACGCCAACCTCGGGGCCAACGTGCAGCAGTGCCGCGCCCTGCTCCACACCCTGGGCGGCCAGCAGGAGACCTTCATCGGCATCCTGCCCTACTTCCACATCTACGGCCTCACGGTCTGCATGAACCTGGCGACCATGCTCGGAGCGGCCCAGGTGCCCTTCCCGCGCTACGCGCCCAAGGACGTGCTCAAGGCCATCGACAAGATCCGGCCGACCATCTTTCCCGGAGCGCCGGCGCTGTACATCTCCCTGCTCCAGCAAAAAGACGTGGCAAAGTACGACCTCAAGTCCATCAAATTCTGCGTCTCCGGCTCGGCCCCCATGCCGGTGGAGTACATCGACCAGTTCAAGAAGATGACCGGGGCCGAAATCCTGGAGGGCTTCGGCCTGACCGAGGCCTCGCCCGTGACCCACCTCAACCCCCTGTCCGGCAAGCGCAAGCCCGGCTCCATCGGCATGCCCTTCCCGGACACCGACGCCTGGATCGTGGACATGGAGGTGGGCTCCGTGACCCTGCCCCCGGGCAAGATGGGCGAACTGGTCATCCGGGGCCCGCAGGTCATGATGGGCTATTTCAACCGGCCCGACGCCACGGCCGACGTGCTGCGCAACGGCCGCCTCTACACCGGCGACATCGCCACCATGGACGAGGAAGGCTACTTCTACATCGTGGACCGCAAGAAGGACCTCATCATCTCCGCCGGGTACAACATCTACCCGCGCGAGATCGACGAGGTGCTGCACTCCCACCCCAAGGTCAAGGAGGCCGTGGCCGTGGGCATTCCCCACGGCACGCGCGGCGAGGTGGTCAAGGTCTACCTCGTCCTGGAGGAAGGCGAAAAGATGTCCAAGAGCGAGGTCATCGCCTTCTGCCGCGGCAAGCTGGCCAACTACAAGGTTCCGCGCCTGGTGGAGTTCCGCGACTCCCTGCCCAAGACCATGGTGGGCAAGGTGCTCCGCCGGGCCCTGCGCAGCGAGGAGGAACAACGCCGGAAGAGCGGCGGGGCCGAGGAGCAGCTCGAGGATTGA
- the dsrA gene encoding dissimilatory-type sulfite reductase subunit alpha produces the protein MAKHKTPLLDQLESGPWPSFVSDIKQECDSRAKNAKGVDYQIPADCPDDLLGVLEMSYVDGETHWKHGGIVGVFGYGGGVIGRYCDQPQMFPGVAHFHTVRVNQPSGLYYKTDFLRQLCDLWELRGSGLTNMHGSTGDIVLLGTTTPQLEEIFFELTHNMNNDLGGSGSNLRTPSCCLGQSRCEFACIDTQQLCYDLTNTYQDELHRPAFPYKFKFKIDGCPNGCVAAIARSDFSIIGTWRDEIRIDQKVVAAYAGGEIKPNAGAHAGRDWGKFDIQKEVVERCPSGCIRYEGGKLEINNKECVRCMHCINTMPRALRIGNDRGASILCGAKAPILDGPQMSSLLVPFIKAEEPYSEIKEVIENIWDWWMEEGKNRERLGETMKRLSFQKLLDVTNIKADARHVREPRHNPYIFWKEEEVTGGWKREIADYRKKHQK, from the coding sequence ATGGCGAAACACAAAACCCCCTTGTTGGACCAGCTGGAAAGCGGGCCGTGGCCCAGCTTCGTGTCCGACATAAAGCAGGAATGCGACAGCAGGGCCAAGAACGCCAAGGGCGTCGACTATCAGATCCCGGCCGACTGCCCGGACGACCTGCTGGGCGTCCTTGAAATGTCCTATGTGGACGGCGAGACCCACTGGAAGCACGGCGGCATCGTGGGCGTGTTCGGCTACGGCGGCGGCGTCATCGGCCGCTACTGCGACCAGCCCCAGATGTTCCCCGGCGTGGCGCACTTCCACACCGTGCGCGTGAACCAGCCCTCCGGCCTGTACTACAAGACCGACTTCCTCCGTCAGCTCTGCGACCTGTGGGAGCTCCGCGGTTCCGGTCTGACCAACATGCACGGCTCCACGGGCGACATCGTGCTCCTGGGCACGACCACCCCGCAGCTGGAAGAGATCTTCTTCGAGCTGACCCACAACATGAACAACGACCTCGGCGGCTCGGGCTCCAACCTGCGCACCCCGTCCTGCTGCCTGGGCCAGTCCCGTTGTGAGTTCGCCTGCATCGACACGCAGCAGCTCTGCTACGACCTGACCAACACCTATCAGGACGAGCTGCACCGCCCGGCCTTCCCCTACAAGTTCAAGTTCAAGATCGACGGCTGCCCGAACGGTTGCGTGGCCGCCATCGCCCGTTCCGACTTCTCGATCATCGGCACCTGGCGCGACGAGATCCGCATCGATCAGAAGGTCGTGGCCGCCTACGCCGGCGGCGAGATCAAGCCCAACGCCGGCGCCCACGCCGGTCGCGACTGGGGCAAGTTCGACATCCAGAAGGAAGTCGTCGAGCGCTGTCCCTCCGGCTGCATCCGCTACGAGGGCGGCAAGCTGGAGATCAACAACAAGGAGTGCGTGCGCTGCATGCACTGCATCAACACCATGCCGCGCGCCCTGCGGATCGGTAACGACCGCGGCGCCAGCATCCTTTGCGGCGCCAAGGCCCCCATCCTGGACGGCCCGCAGATGTCTTCCCTGCTCGTGCCCTTCATCAAGGCCGAGGAGCCCTACTCCGAGATCAAGGAAGTCATTGAGAACATCTGGGACTGGTGGATGGAGGAAGGCAAGAACCGCGAGCGTCTGGGCGAGACCATGAAGCGTCTCTCCTTCCAGAAGCTCCTGGATGTGACCAATATCAAGGCCGATGCCCGCCACGTCCGCGAGCCGCGCCACAACCCGTACATCTTCTGGAAGGAAGAGGAAGTGACGGGCGGCTGGAAGCGCGAAATCGCCGACTACAGAAAGAAGCACCAGAAGTAA